Within Gilvibacter sp. SZ-19, the genomic segment TAATTGTTAGAACAATTGGTGGTTACCGCTGGGAACCCATAGGTGTGAAAATAGCTGCGCACCAACATATCAGAGGCTGCTTTAGAAGCGCTATACGGACTGTTGGGGGCGTATGGTGTTTGCTCGGTAAACAGGCCTTCTGCCCCTAAGGTCCCGTAAACCTCATCGGTAGAAACATGTAAAAAACGAGCGTTCGCATAGCCCGACTTGAACTTATTGGGTGCATCCATCCAATGCTTGTAAGCAACCTGCAACAAGCGATGTGTGCCTACCACATTGGTCTGCACAAAGGCATCCGGATTAGAAATGGAGTTGTCTACATGAGACTCCGCAGCAAAATGAACTACCCACTCAAAGCTGTATTTTGTAAATAAAGAATCTACCAAGGCCGCATCACAGATATCGCCTTCTACAAAGTGATAATTAGGATTAGATTCGGCAAATTCGAGGTTTCTCAGATCTCCTGCATAGGTGAGCTTGTCTAAGTTGACCACAGTTAGATCTGTAGTCTCGAGCAGCATTTTAATGTAATTCGACCCAATGAATCCCGCGCCACCAGTAACCAGTATAGCT encodes:
- the rfbB gene encoding dTDP-glucose 4,6-dehydratase, producing MPQNSKAILVTGGAGFIGSNYIKMLLETTDLTVVNLDKLTYAGDLRNLEFAESNPNYHFVEGDICDAALVDSLFTKYSFEWVVHFAAESHVDNSISNPDAFVQTNVVGTHRLLQVAYKHWMDAPNKFKSGYANARFLHVSTDEVYGTLGAEGLFTEQTPYAPNSPYSASKAASDMLVRSYFHTYGFPAVTTNCSNNYGPHQHSEKLIPTIIRSAISGKNIPIYGDGQNIRDWLYVADHCSGVHRALENGRLGETYNIGGKNERNNLYIANYICELLDQKVPREDGQSYKSQISFVTDRPGHDFRYAIDASKITTELGWQAQEHFESGMDKTLNWYLNNRNRLEA